One genomic region from Lacerta agilis isolate rLacAgi1 chromosome 13, rLacAgi1.pri, whole genome shotgun sequence encodes:
- the EEF2K gene encoding eukaryotic elongation factor 2 kinase isoform X3: MAEEDLIFHMECFDNTKQAKAVSGNYHDTDSEDEDNYYICPITDDPVANKAANDKVSNYYTNLVKNELYSSSASPRSSFNIKNGTQQHSKHGSAVDHSRQAWKHAIEKAKHMPDPWAEFHLEDIETENATRYRYNAVTGEWVKDEVLIKMASQPFGRGAMRECFRTKKLSNFLHTHNWKGAFNYVAKRYIETVNRDVYFEDVRLQMEAKLWGEEYNRHKPPKQVDIVQTCIIEMKDRAGKPLFHLEHYIEGKYIKYNSNSGFVRDDNIRLTPQAFSHFTFERSGHQLIVVDIQGVGDLYTDPQIHTESGTDFGDGNLGVRGMALFFHSHSCNKICKSMGLTPFDLSTKEKDALFRSNKLLENAQTVLRGTEEKCGSSRVRTVSGSRPPLLFRLSENSGDESMSDVAFDSLPSSPSSATPHSHKTEHLHWPVFNEVDNLVHDGLDNQRDSENGGDSGYPSEKRSEQEDMDHREKGHSNCNRRHDSDEDSLGSSARVHLAMVRYHEAGRFCEKDQEWDEESAIFHLEHAADCGELEAIVGLGLMYSQLPHHILSEVTLEDIKENRTKGFDYLCRASEAGDRPSMILVARAFDTGMNLPPDRCQDWKEAVHWYNSALNMTDYDEGGEYDGTQDEPRYLLLAREAEMLMTGGFHLDKDPQRSGELFTEAAEAAMQAMKGRLANQYYQKAEEAWAMMEE; the protein is encoded by the exons ATGGCGGAAGAAGACCTTATCTTTCACATGGAATGCTTCGATAACACCAAGCAAGCGAAAGCAGTCTCTGGGAATTACCACGACACCGATAGCGAGGATGAAGATAATTACTATATCTGCCCGATAACAGATGACCCTGTAGCAAACAAGGCAGCTAATGACAAAGTCAGCAACTATTACACCAACTTGGTGAAAAATGAGCTGTATTCATCCAGCGCTTCTCCGAGGAGTTCTTTTAACATCAAG AATGGCACTCAGCAGCATTCTAAGCATGGCTCTGCCGTTGACCATAGCCGG CAAGCCTGGAAGCATGCCATTGAGAAAGCCAAGCACATGCCTGACCCATGGGCGGAATTTCATCTGGAGGACATTGAAACGGAAAACGCAACACGTTACAG ATACAATGCTGTTACTGGAGAGTGGGTCAAGGATGAGGTTCTGATCAAAATGGCTTCACAG CCTTTTGGCCGTGGAGCAATGCGGGAATGCTTCAGAAC GAAGAAGTTATCGAATTTTTTACACACTCATAACTGGAAAGGTGCCTTTAACTACGTTGCCAAGAGATACATAGAAACCGTCAACAGGGATGTCTACTTTGAGGACGTGCGACTCCAAATGGAGGCCAAGCTGTGGGGAGAAGAGTATAACCGGCACAAGCCCCCCAAGCAG GTGGACATAGTCCAGACCTGTATCATTGAAATGAAGGACAGAGCTGGCAAGCCTCTGTTCCACCTGGAACATTACATCGAGGGCAAATACATCAAGTACAACTCAAACTCAGGATTTGTGCGAGACGACAACATCCGCCTCACCCCGCAG GCTTTTAGCCATTTCACATTCGAACGCTCGGGACACCAGCTGATTGTCGTTGACATCCAAGGAGTCGGAGATCTTTACACAGACCCTCAGATCCACACAGAGAGTGGCACAGACTTTGGCGATGGCAACCTAG GTGTGCGAGGGATGGCCTTGTTTTTTCATTCTCATTCCTGCAACAAGATTTGCAAAAGCATGGGACTGACACCTTTTGACCTCTCCACCAAAGAGAAAGATGCCTTATTTCGAAGTAATAAATTGCTT gAAAATGCTCAGACCGTTCTGCGAGGCACAGAAGAAAAATGTGGCAGCAGCCGTGTTAGAACCGTCTCTGGCAGCCGGCCTCCTCTGCTTTTCCGTTTGTCCGAAAACTCTGGAGATGAGAGCATGAGTGATGTGGCATTCGACTCGTTGCCGTCTTCACCTTCATCAGCGACACCCCACAGCCACAAAACTGAACATCTTC ACTGGCCGGTATTCAATGAAGTGGATAACTTGGTTCATGATGGCCTTGACAATCAACGG GACTCCGAAAATGGAGGTGACAGTGGATACCCCAGCGAAAAGAGGAGTGAACAAGAAGACATGGATCACCGAGAAAAA GGGCATTCCAATTGCAACCGAAGACATGATTCTGATGAAGACAGTTTGGGCAGTTCTGCAAGG GTGCACTTGGCCATGGTTCGTTATCACGAAGCGGGCCGTTTCTGTGAGAAAGACCAGGAGTGGGACGAGGAATCTGCCATTTTTCACCTGGAGCATGCAGCTGACTGTGGAGAGCTGGAAGCCATTGTTGGCTTAGGGCTCATGTACTCCCAGCTGCCCCATCACATTCTCTCTGAGGTCACACTAGAG GACATCAAGGAAAATAGAACCAAAGGGTTTGATTATTTATGCAGAGCTTCAGAAGCAGGAGACCGTCCTTCCATGATCCTTGTTGCTAGAGCGTTTGATACAGGCATGAACCTTCCTCCTGACAG ATGCCAGGACTGGAAGGAAGCCGTACATTGGTACAATTCGGCATTGAACATGACAGATTACGATGAAGGAGGGGAATACGATGGGACCCAGGATGAGCCCCGGTATCTACTCCTGGCAAGGGAAGCCGAGATGTTGATGACTGGAGGGTTTCATCTAGACAAGGACCCACAGAGATCAG GTGAGCTGTTTActgaagctgcagaagctgctaTGCAAGCCATGAAGGGGAGATTGGCCAACCAGTACTACCAGAAAGCAGAAGAGGCCTGGGCCATGATGGAGGAATGA
- the EEF2K gene encoding eukaryotic elongation factor 2 kinase isoform X2, with amino-acid sequence MAEEDLIFHMECFDNTKQAKAVSGNYHDTDSEDEDNYYICPITDDPVANKAANDKVSNYYTNLVKNELYSSSASPRSSFNIKQAWKHAIEKAKHMPDPWAEFHLEDIETENATRYRYNAVTGEWVKDEVLIKMASQPFGRGAMRECFRTKKLSNFLHTHNWKGAFNYVAKRYIETVNRDVYFEDVRLQMEAKLWGEEYNRHKPPKQVDIVQTCIIEMKDRAGKPLFHLEHYIEGKYIKYNSNSGFVRDDNIRLTPQAFSHFTFERSGHQLIVVDIQGVGDLYTDPQIHTESGTDFGDGNLGVRGMALFFHSHSCNKICKSMGLTPFDLSTKEKDALFRSNKLLENAQTVLRGTEEKCGSSRVRTVSGSRPPLLFRLSENSGDESMSDVAFDSLPSSPSSATPHSHKTEHLHWPVFNEVDNLVHDGLDNQRDSENGGDSGYPSEKRSEQEDMDHREKGHSNCNRRHDSDEDSLGSSARVSVEKWNLYNASRVHIHRPSCVAVEVQRLNALELEKKIGKSILGKVHLAMVRYHEAGRFCEKDQEWDEESAIFHLEHAADCGELEAIVGLGLMYSQLPHHILSEVTLEDIKENRTKGFDYLCRASEAGDRPSMILVARAFDTGMNLPPDRCQDWKEAVHWYNSALNMTDYDEGGEYDGTQDEPRYLLLAREAEMLMTGGFHLDKDPQRSGELFTEAAEAAMQAMKGRLANQYYQKAEEAWAMMEE; translated from the exons ATGGCGGAAGAAGACCTTATCTTTCACATGGAATGCTTCGATAACACCAAGCAAGCGAAAGCAGTCTCTGGGAATTACCACGACACCGATAGCGAGGATGAAGATAATTACTATATCTGCCCGATAACAGATGACCCTGTAGCAAACAAGGCAGCTAATGACAAAGTCAGCAACTATTACACCAACTTGGTGAAAAATGAGCTGTATTCATCCAGCGCTTCTCCGAGGAGTTCTTTTAACATCAAG CAAGCCTGGAAGCATGCCATTGAGAAAGCCAAGCACATGCCTGACCCATGGGCGGAATTTCATCTGGAGGACATTGAAACGGAAAACGCAACACGTTACAG ATACAATGCTGTTACTGGAGAGTGGGTCAAGGATGAGGTTCTGATCAAAATGGCTTCACAG CCTTTTGGCCGTGGAGCAATGCGGGAATGCTTCAGAAC GAAGAAGTTATCGAATTTTTTACACACTCATAACTGGAAAGGTGCCTTTAACTACGTTGCCAAGAGATACATAGAAACCGTCAACAGGGATGTCTACTTTGAGGACGTGCGACTCCAAATGGAGGCCAAGCTGTGGGGAGAAGAGTATAACCGGCACAAGCCCCCCAAGCAG GTGGACATAGTCCAGACCTGTATCATTGAAATGAAGGACAGAGCTGGCAAGCCTCTGTTCCACCTGGAACATTACATCGAGGGCAAATACATCAAGTACAACTCAAACTCAGGATTTGTGCGAGACGACAACATCCGCCTCACCCCGCAG GCTTTTAGCCATTTCACATTCGAACGCTCGGGACACCAGCTGATTGTCGTTGACATCCAAGGAGTCGGAGATCTTTACACAGACCCTCAGATCCACACAGAGAGTGGCACAGACTTTGGCGATGGCAACCTAG GTGTGCGAGGGATGGCCTTGTTTTTTCATTCTCATTCCTGCAACAAGATTTGCAAAAGCATGGGACTGACACCTTTTGACCTCTCCACCAAAGAGAAAGATGCCTTATTTCGAAGTAATAAATTGCTT gAAAATGCTCAGACCGTTCTGCGAGGCACAGAAGAAAAATGTGGCAGCAGCCGTGTTAGAACCGTCTCTGGCAGCCGGCCTCCTCTGCTTTTCCGTTTGTCCGAAAACTCTGGAGATGAGAGCATGAGTGATGTGGCATTCGACTCGTTGCCGTCTTCACCTTCATCAGCGACACCCCACAGCCACAAAACTGAACATCTTC ACTGGCCGGTATTCAATGAAGTGGATAACTTGGTTCATGATGGCCTTGACAATCAACGG GACTCCGAAAATGGAGGTGACAGTGGATACCCCAGCGAAAAGAGGAGTGAACAAGAAGACATGGATCACCGAGAAAAA GGGCATTCCAATTGCAACCGAAGACATGATTCTGATGAAGACAGTTTGGGCAGTTCTGCAAGG GTCAGTGTGGAGAAATGGAATCTCTACAACGCTTCCAGAGTTCACATTCACAGACCCTCCTGTGTGGCGGTGGAAGTGCAGAGACTCAATGCCTTGGAGCTTGAGAAGAAAATTGGGAAGTCCATCCTTGGGAAG GTGCACTTGGCCATGGTTCGTTATCACGAAGCGGGCCGTTTCTGTGAGAAAGACCAGGAGTGGGACGAGGAATCTGCCATTTTTCACCTGGAGCATGCAGCTGACTGTGGAGAGCTGGAAGCCATTGTTGGCTTAGGGCTCATGTACTCCCAGCTGCCCCATCACATTCTCTCTGAGGTCACACTAGAG GACATCAAGGAAAATAGAACCAAAGGGTTTGATTATTTATGCAGAGCTTCAGAAGCAGGAGACCGTCCTTCCATGATCCTTGTTGCTAGAGCGTTTGATACAGGCATGAACCTTCCTCCTGACAG ATGCCAGGACTGGAAGGAAGCCGTACATTGGTACAATTCGGCATTGAACATGACAGATTACGATGAAGGAGGGGAATACGATGGGACCCAGGATGAGCCCCGGTATCTACTCCTGGCAAGGGAAGCCGAGATGTTGATGACTGGAGGGTTTCATCTAGACAAGGACCCACAGAGATCAG GTGAGCTGTTTActgaagctgcagaagctgctaTGCAAGCCATGAAGGGGAGATTGGCCAACCAGTACTACCAGAAAGCAGAAGAGGCCTGGGCCATGATGGAGGAATGA
- the EEF2K gene encoding eukaryotic elongation factor 2 kinase isoform X1: MAEEDLIFHMECFDNTKQAKAVSGNYHDTDSEDEDNYYICPITDDPVANKAANDKVSNYYTNLVKNELYSSSASPRSSFNIKNGTQQHSKHGSAVDHSRQAWKHAIEKAKHMPDPWAEFHLEDIETENATRYRYNAVTGEWVKDEVLIKMASQPFGRGAMRECFRTKKLSNFLHTHNWKGAFNYVAKRYIETVNRDVYFEDVRLQMEAKLWGEEYNRHKPPKQVDIVQTCIIEMKDRAGKPLFHLEHYIEGKYIKYNSNSGFVRDDNIRLTPQAFSHFTFERSGHQLIVVDIQGVGDLYTDPQIHTESGTDFGDGNLGVRGMALFFHSHSCNKICKSMGLTPFDLSTKEKDALFRSNKLLENAQTVLRGTEEKCGSSRVRTVSGSRPPLLFRLSENSGDESMSDVAFDSLPSSPSSATPHSHKTEHLHWPVFNEVDNLVHDGLDNQRDSENGGDSGYPSEKRSEQEDMDHREKGHSNCNRRHDSDEDSLGSSARVSVEKWNLYNASRVHIHRPSCVAVEVQRLNALELEKKIGKSILGKVHLAMVRYHEAGRFCEKDQEWDEESAIFHLEHAADCGELEAIVGLGLMYSQLPHHILSEVTLEDIKENRTKGFDYLCRASEAGDRPSMILVARAFDTGMNLPPDRCQDWKEAVHWYNSALNMTDYDEGGEYDGTQDEPRYLLLAREAEMLMTGGFHLDKDPQRSGELFTEAAEAAMQAMKGRLANQYYQKAEEAWAMMEE, translated from the exons ATGGCGGAAGAAGACCTTATCTTTCACATGGAATGCTTCGATAACACCAAGCAAGCGAAAGCAGTCTCTGGGAATTACCACGACACCGATAGCGAGGATGAAGATAATTACTATATCTGCCCGATAACAGATGACCCTGTAGCAAACAAGGCAGCTAATGACAAAGTCAGCAACTATTACACCAACTTGGTGAAAAATGAGCTGTATTCATCCAGCGCTTCTCCGAGGAGTTCTTTTAACATCAAG AATGGCACTCAGCAGCATTCTAAGCATGGCTCTGCCGTTGACCATAGCCGG CAAGCCTGGAAGCATGCCATTGAGAAAGCCAAGCACATGCCTGACCCATGGGCGGAATTTCATCTGGAGGACATTGAAACGGAAAACGCAACACGTTACAG ATACAATGCTGTTACTGGAGAGTGGGTCAAGGATGAGGTTCTGATCAAAATGGCTTCACAG CCTTTTGGCCGTGGAGCAATGCGGGAATGCTTCAGAAC GAAGAAGTTATCGAATTTTTTACACACTCATAACTGGAAAGGTGCCTTTAACTACGTTGCCAAGAGATACATAGAAACCGTCAACAGGGATGTCTACTTTGAGGACGTGCGACTCCAAATGGAGGCCAAGCTGTGGGGAGAAGAGTATAACCGGCACAAGCCCCCCAAGCAG GTGGACATAGTCCAGACCTGTATCATTGAAATGAAGGACAGAGCTGGCAAGCCTCTGTTCCACCTGGAACATTACATCGAGGGCAAATACATCAAGTACAACTCAAACTCAGGATTTGTGCGAGACGACAACATCCGCCTCACCCCGCAG GCTTTTAGCCATTTCACATTCGAACGCTCGGGACACCAGCTGATTGTCGTTGACATCCAAGGAGTCGGAGATCTTTACACAGACCCTCAGATCCACACAGAGAGTGGCACAGACTTTGGCGATGGCAACCTAG GTGTGCGAGGGATGGCCTTGTTTTTTCATTCTCATTCCTGCAACAAGATTTGCAAAAGCATGGGACTGACACCTTTTGACCTCTCCACCAAAGAGAAAGATGCCTTATTTCGAAGTAATAAATTGCTT gAAAATGCTCAGACCGTTCTGCGAGGCACAGAAGAAAAATGTGGCAGCAGCCGTGTTAGAACCGTCTCTGGCAGCCGGCCTCCTCTGCTTTTCCGTTTGTCCGAAAACTCTGGAGATGAGAGCATGAGTGATGTGGCATTCGACTCGTTGCCGTCTTCACCTTCATCAGCGACACCCCACAGCCACAAAACTGAACATCTTC ACTGGCCGGTATTCAATGAAGTGGATAACTTGGTTCATGATGGCCTTGACAATCAACGG GACTCCGAAAATGGAGGTGACAGTGGATACCCCAGCGAAAAGAGGAGTGAACAAGAAGACATGGATCACCGAGAAAAA GGGCATTCCAATTGCAACCGAAGACATGATTCTGATGAAGACAGTTTGGGCAGTTCTGCAAGG GTCAGTGTGGAGAAATGGAATCTCTACAACGCTTCCAGAGTTCACATTCACAGACCCTCCTGTGTGGCGGTGGAAGTGCAGAGACTCAATGCCTTGGAGCTTGAGAAGAAAATTGGGAAGTCCATCCTTGGGAAG GTGCACTTGGCCATGGTTCGTTATCACGAAGCGGGCCGTTTCTGTGAGAAAGACCAGGAGTGGGACGAGGAATCTGCCATTTTTCACCTGGAGCATGCAGCTGACTGTGGAGAGCTGGAAGCCATTGTTGGCTTAGGGCTCATGTACTCCCAGCTGCCCCATCACATTCTCTCTGAGGTCACACTAGAG GACATCAAGGAAAATAGAACCAAAGGGTTTGATTATTTATGCAGAGCTTCAGAAGCAGGAGACCGTCCTTCCATGATCCTTGTTGCTAGAGCGTTTGATACAGGCATGAACCTTCCTCCTGACAG ATGCCAGGACTGGAAGGAAGCCGTACATTGGTACAATTCGGCATTGAACATGACAGATTACGATGAAGGAGGGGAATACGATGGGACCCAGGATGAGCCCCGGTATCTACTCCTGGCAAGGGAAGCCGAGATGTTGATGACTGGAGGGTTTCATCTAGACAAGGACCCACAGAGATCAG GTGAGCTGTTTActgaagctgcagaagctgctaTGCAAGCCATGAAGGGGAGATTGGCCAACCAGTACTACCAGAAAGCAGAAGAGGCCTGGGCCATGATGGAGGAATGA